A genomic window from Nitrospirae bacterium YQR-1 includes:
- a CDS encoding nucleoside 2-deoxyribosyltransferase codes for MKTIYLAGPLFSKAERRWVNLIKGYIKRLAEDKGLDVKIINPQELILTKEIAALGENAKYEIFNRCRRHLDDVDILVAILDGSQVDDGTAWEVGYFSKSKGQRQKIIGIRTDVRNAGEGVSSTVNAMIECSCDKIVDSIEKLLKTLYIWLYIDNKNGQ; via the coding sequence TTGAAAACCATATATTTGGCCGGCCCGTTGTTTTCTAAAGCTGAAAGAAGATGGGTAAATTTAATAAAGGGATATATTAAAAGGCTTGCTGAGGATAAGGGATTGGACGTCAAAATAATTAATCCTCAGGAGTTGATATTGACTAAGGAGATAGCGGCCTTAGGTGAAAATGCCAAGTATGAAATCTTCAATCGCTGCCGCAGACATCTTGACGATGTCGATATTTTGGTAGCGATTTTGGACGGAAGCCAGGTGGATGACGGTACAGCATGGGAGGTTGGTTATTTTAGTAAAAGCAAGGGGCAAAGACAAAAAATAATAGGCATCAGGACTGACGTCAGAAACGCAGGGGAAGGCGTCTCATCTACCGTCAATGCCATGATTGAGTGCTCTTGCGATAAAATTGTTGATTCCATTGAAAAACTGTTGAAAACTCTTTATATATGGCTCTATATTGATAACAAAAACGGACAATAA
- a CDS encoding endonuclease MutS2 has translation MIDDNTVAALEFSKILEIAASYAVTFAGRESILNLRPLSTPDEVRHEIDFITEWRNLFAENNQTGIEPVSDLSAFFNALKPENSIIQPVELREFVALFDSSYNLKRFAKQHQYPLTSELVSNLTTHPFIKKTIENSIDKDGGIVDTASTELYEIRRRLKSLDIRLKKLLDGILQRKDYAPHLQDFFITIRNNRAVIPVKKDSRGQIPGVIHDISKTGETIFVEPYVAQNLGNEIESLKGDEKIEEFRIIKHLCTIVREHLPDIEKDYLIAIKIDSVSALSRYSEAGAMSAPEITGSGYINIIGGRHPILEHTLLKQNKTAQLVPLDITMGNSVRAVVITGSNAGGKTVALKTIGVIHLMALSGMHIAAKSGTSIPFLKRIFVDIGDEQSIEDNLSTFSGHLSRISKILSESDNSTLVLLDELGTGTDPDEGGSLASAILTALMKKGSLVAVTTHLRALKLFAYSNDNVVVGSMEVETFVDERGKKIFRPAYRLALGQFGQSHAFDIASNFGISDEIITDARAILSGSDTVMETLLSNLNTELELYKEKTKEVDALREELRALKSTLMGEITSVRTSKKQAIKRALDKAESILSAAKTQANEILEQIKTSEAEKAKKLVKELGNKLKEIRDKNESFTTEPAAPKVTVIPGKKVFLKGLKVYGEVVTVNEAKGRCCVLANGREIEISITAITEMDEKSAEQTGRYYRNTDDAINREVPMEINFIGKRVDPTLSELERYLNDAVLCNLKTVKIVHGLGTGTLSKAIRQYLCAHPLVKSFKKGETEDGGDAVTIATL, from the coding sequence ATGATAGATGACAACACTGTAGCGGCGTTAGAGTTTAGTAAGATACTTGAGATTGCCGCCTCATATGCAGTTACTTTTGCAGGCAGGGAGAGTATTTTAAACCTGAGGCCGCTTTCAACTCCTGATGAAGTCAGACACGAAATAGATTTCATAACGGAGTGGCGAAATCTTTTTGCTGAAAACAACCAAACCGGAATAGAGCCGGTTTCTGACTTATCTGCGTTTTTTAATGCGTTGAAACCGGAAAACTCTATAATTCAGCCTGTTGAGCTAAGAGAATTTGTTGCGCTTTTTGATTCCTCTTATAACCTTAAGAGATTTGCAAAGCAGCACCAATACCCATTAACCTCAGAGCTTGTATCCAATCTTACAACGCATCCGTTTATAAAGAAAACCATTGAAAACTCCATAGATAAAGACGGCGGCATTGTTGATACCGCCTCCACAGAGCTCTATGAAATAAGGCGCAGGCTGAAATCACTGGATATCAGGCTTAAAAAGCTTCTCGATGGGATTTTGCAAAGAAAAGACTATGCCCCGCACCTTCAGGATTTCTTTATAACTATTCGTAACAACAGGGCTGTCATTCCGGTCAAAAAGGATTCCAGGGGGCAGATTCCCGGGGTAATTCACGATATATCCAAAACCGGCGAGACCATCTTTGTCGAACCTTATGTGGCACAGAATCTGGGCAATGAGATTGAATCCCTTAAGGGGGATGAGAAAATTGAGGAGTTCAGAATCATAAAGCACCTCTGCACAATTGTCAGGGAACATTTGCCTGATATTGAAAAAGACTATCTGATAGCGATAAAAATTGACAGCGTATCGGCTCTTAGCCGCTACTCGGAGGCCGGTGCTATGTCCGCCCCTGAAATTACCGGCAGCGGATATATTAATATAATAGGGGGCCGGCACCCCATATTAGAGCATACTCTTTTGAAGCAAAATAAAACTGCACAACTCGTACCCCTTGACATTACAATGGGTAACTCAGTAAGGGCTGTTGTGATAACCGGCTCTAATGCCGGGGGGAAAACCGTAGCACTTAAAACCATCGGGGTAATTCATCTTATGGCTCTCTCAGGAATGCACATTGCGGCCAAATCGGGTACAAGTATCCCGTTTTTGAAGAGGATTTTTGTTGACATCGGAGATGAACAGTCAATAGAAGATAACCTCTCCACATTTTCCGGACACCTTAGCCGGATATCTAAAATACTTTCGGAGAGCGACAACAGTACCCTTGTGCTTTTAGATGAACTTGGCACCGGCACCGACCCGGATGAGGGCGGCTCCCTGGCCTCCGCTATATTAACGGCACTTATGAAAAAAGGCTCACTTGTGGCCGTTACCACTCACTTAAGAGCCCTGAAATTATTTGCATACTCCAACGACAACGTTGTAGTGGGCTCTATGGAAGTGGAAACATTTGTTGATGAAAGAGGCAAAAAGATATTCAGACCAGCCTACAGACTTGCCTTAGGCCAATTCGGCCAATCCCATGCCTTTGACATCGCCTCCAATTTCGGAATATCTGATGAGATAATCACAGATGCAAGGGCAATTCTCAGCGGTTCGGATACTGTGATGGAAACTCTGCTTTCCAACCTTAACACAGAGCTTGAACTCTATAAAGAGAAAACCAAAGAGGTGGACGCACTGAGAGAGGAACTCAGAGCACTTAAGAGCACACTGATGGGGGAAATAACCTCTGTCAGGACCTCAAAAAAACAGGCCATTAAAAGAGCCCTGGATAAGGCGGAAAGTATATTGTCCGCAGCAAAAACGCAGGCTAATGAAATCCTTGAGCAGATTAAAACTTCGGAAGCTGAGAAAGCTAAAAAATTGGTTAAAGAATTAGGAAATAAGTTAAAGGAAATAAGAGATAAAAATGAATCATTCACAACTGAGCCTGCTGCACCGAAAGTTACAGTAATACCCGGGAAAAAGGTGTTTTTAAAGGGACTTAAAGTCTATGGCGAGGTGGTCACGGTAAATGAGGCCAAAGGGCGTTGTTGTGTTTTGGCAAACGGCCGTGAGATAGAAATCTCAATCACCGCAATTACTGAAATGGATGAAAAATCAGCAGAGCAAACCGGCAGATACTATAGAAACACAGATGATGCTATAAATCGGGAAGTTCCTATGGAAATCAACTTTATTGGAAAACGTGTTGACCCAACACTTTCAGAGCTTGAACGATACCTAAACGACGCTGTTTTGTGTAATTTAAAAACTGTAAAGATAGTCCACGGCCTTGGAACAGGGACTCTTTCAAAGGCAATCAGGCAGTATCTCTGCGCACATCCGCTTGTAAAATCTTTTAAAAAAGGGGAGACGGAGGATGGTGGAGACGCTGTTACAATTGCAACACTGTAG